The nucleotide sequence ttctttctgtttttctgaccGGACCCTTACTAATACGAGTAGAAACAAGACAGAGACCTTCCGCATGGCATGGATCCTACAGTCTAGGGGGAGAGACAGCCGTTAAGCCAACAATTACAGAAACGAGTGTTTAATTACACTGATATAAGTGCCACAGACGGAAAGTACAAGGGATGTTAGCATATTAAAGGCCCTGAGAGGCCCTTCAGTAAGCAACCCTGGTTACGTTAACAGCATCTCCTTAACTTATTTGACCAAGAAACTTCCCGGTGGGCCTATCCACATCCAGCAGAATCAGTGTCCTGCAGAGTGGTCCGCTGTGTTGGTGGAGAAAGGGGAGTCAGGAAGGAAGCGTGAGCTGGCCAGTTGGGTGTGCGCAGGTGCCATGTTCCTCCAGTGGCACCCGGTGGGCTGGGGGCATCTCGGCTCCAGGAGTCCAGACACAGGATCAGCGACAGCCCCCGTTGCCCTCATTCCAGCCACACAAGGTGACTTTGATCATCAGCGAGTGGCTGAGTGAATTTCCCCATAGGGAGAGGATGTGCCCGTCAGCCAGCACAGGTGTTCCGGCAGTTTCTTTCTCATTATAGGGCAGGTGTCCTGACCTGGGTCTTTGGAGGGATCATCAGTCCCTTAAGACTATATGcaaaatgtgtgcatgtgtgtgcatgcgtgtgcatacGTGTGTGGGCATTTTTCTGGCAAGAGGGTCCATGGCTTTTGTTACTTCCAGTGGGATTGTGACTCCAGAAAAGAGAAAGGTTAGGAATCGTGCATTAAAGAACACTGttcctgtttttatttgaatatcgGTCTCCTGTGAGTTTGGTCACTATAAATTGGTCCTTCTCGGTCTGATCTGCCTTGGGTTGACTCACCCCATGGAGGTTCTGGTTCTTCCAGTGAGCCTTCGTGGGCCGCAGGTATTGCTTAGCTCTGGGCCTGTGCCTGCCCCGTTCCCCCGGCTGGGAACCTGCCTCCTTGCCTTGTGCTCAGCTCCCAGGTGTTCTTCAGGTCTCGGAGTATGATCACTTCCTTCCTGAGAACTTCTCTGACTGACCAGTTAGGTCCCCTTCCTTGTGCTCCCACAGCATCACCCCCACCTCTCTGGGGCCCCCACTTCTCCTCCCCCGGGACCATGTTCTTCCCTTTCACGGTGCTTATTCCACGATGTGACCATTGTGTGTACTTCTCGTCTGCTGCCtgttagaatataagctccatgaagaaaGGGGTCCGTGTCCCCCTTTGCTTTGCTCCACTGCAGCACCAAGCATAGGGTCTAGCATACAGTAGGTGTCCATTAAATACTAGCTGAAGGAATACATGCAAAAATAAGTAATCCTTTCCATGCCTCACATATGTGCTGTCACAGTTAGACCATGAATGTCCTTTGCCTCACTCTATGACTATGTGCAGACTTGCTGATCACTAGAAGTCCACCGAGTGAAACATTCAGATaatcaatttttgtcttttatcagTGAAAGCTTCTTTCTCACCAAAgcgcacacgtgtgtgtgcacacatgcccAACCTTACGTGtggatgaaaagaaaatgtgccGCAGAGTGTTGGAATAAACATACCTGCATTCCTCAGGAAGCGACCCTTGTAGTCCTTGACGATCCTGGTGATCGGGTTGTAGAAGCCGTCTCCACAGTCATAAGAGCCCTTGGGGATTTTTCTAGGTGGGTCCATATTGGAGAGTTGAGAGATACCTTGAAGGGGCATAATGGGCCATTAGTTCACCATCAAGGCCAACTCCAAACCCAATGCCCCCATAAAGTCTACTTTTGGCTGGGTGCTCCTGTGACTATCTGGCTCTACTGTGGGGCTAAACACTCCTGATTCAGGGTAAGGAGCAAAAAACAGCAGGAACAGTGCTCGAAAGAGCTTCCTGAAAATGGCTCTGTAACCCCTGTCTTCTTACCttgacctcctcctcctccctttcttggGATACCGTGACAATGGGCGCAGGATCTGGAGTCAGAGAGACTCTAAGGATGAGTCAGAGTTGACCAGCTGAAGAGACGGGCAGGTCCAGGAGAGGGATGGCATTCAAAGTGCGGACAAAGGCCAGAGGCATTGAGCCCTCAGGCCTCACTGAGGACAGCTTGCAGAGCAGAGCACGCACAAAAGACAGCAGTGGGAAAGAAACAGGCCAGGTAGATAAGGGGCAGGTAGTGGGGAGCCTTGGCTCTCATCAAAATTACCATAGTGGCTACCATTTATCGaatgtttattatgtgccaggcattatgctcctactatttcatttaatcctgagAGCAACCCTggggccccattttacagataagcaaactgaggctcaaagaggtaaaGTAATATTCCCAAGATTATCTACCTAGAGAGCAGACCAGCTCTGGAACCTGTGTGTTCAGCTGTCAACAtcacaggaggagagagagggtcTAGGCATGGCCCCAGGACTGGGGACACTGGGACCCccaggagggaaagaggagtCACCTTTTATGTCATGCACTCTATGTGCGTCTATCTTGGAATGCTGTGGCCTGAGTAAAGGGAGAGGTTGGAATACATAACTTCTCAGGTTCCTTTCTGATTGTAGTTCCTATAATTCCCTGTTCTCTGGAATGAGAGCTGGATGCCCACTGAGCACAACAGCAGCACTATGTTCACAACTCAGTGTCctgtacacagtaggtgctcttGTGTTGGTTAACAATATACCCAACCCTAACCTTGACGCTGACCctgccctgacactaaccctaaccccatgAATATGCTGGGTAATGATTACTGAGCACTGATTCCATGCCACGTGCTTTACAGCCATTCTCTCACTGAAGCCTCATGCCAATGCCCATCTCACAGATGCCCAGAGAGGTCATGGGGCACCCTTGTCACCCCGCCAATGCCTGCCCCTGAGGCAAAGTGCAGAGTGACAAGGGAAGCAAGTGGCTACTTAGGGTAAAGCTGCTCTGCTGGGCAgccctggaggaaggggaggggcagggaaggtcACCACATTGCCTTCGAGACTGGCAAAAGCAGCCGCTGTGTGAGAGCTGAGGCCTGAGGCTGAGGGGTCTTTGCCCATAGGCCTCAGTTGGGATGAAGAGCCTGTGACAAAGTCCGGGCCCCATCTAACCCAGGAGGGATTTGCAGGGTGCTCAGGTTGCATCTAGATTGGCAGCTCTTTGAAGGTGGAGATAGCGTCCTCTCAGCTCTCGGTCCCCCTGGAGCCAGCCAGTGTCTAACACAGAGTagatgctcaggaaatgtttgtcAATGTCATTGGCTTGACTCCCCGAAGTGTACCTCTCACCCCCCACAGTGATGTCaatattattatctctgtttgaCAATActctttattgagcacctactatatgccaggcaatGTGCTAGGGCCCTGCCTGTGTGCTGTTCACAATTGGCTCAGTAAGATGGATGCTGAACACTCAGGATTCGACCTCTGGAGGGCGTCATGGCTGCTCTGTGATATGCCACGGGGAGACCTCACCTAGTCTGGGAGTTCAGGTAAGCTGGGGCCTGAAGGATGGGAGGGAGCTATTTGGGTGAAGTGAGAGCATCAGAGtatgccaggcagagggaatggcaggAAACAGTGTGGTCTCtctgagaaataaagagaaagcaagcatggcaagagaggagagggaaaagcCAAGAAGGGTAGGTGGCCCAGGGTGAGGCTGGGGACATCAGCAGGAGCCAGAGAATGTCGGTCatttggagaaattggaaccttgtCTTGAGGGTAGTAGGAAGCACTGAAGGGTGCGGGGTGGCAGAGTGGGGAATGACCTTGAGAGGGTCAAGTGGAGATCTCAGAAGATCAGGTAGTCCAAGGGGAGAGATGACAGAGGTCTGAAATAGGGCAGTAGCAGAGAGGATGAAGAGAACACTGCCCAGCACACGGAGgtgtcagtaaatatttgtcgaatggcaaatgaaagaatatatttaagaGGCAAATCCCTAGGGCCAGGTGACTGATTGCACGTGGGGGACGGGGGAAGGGAGGATTAGGCTTCCCTAGGTGGGTGGGCATGATGTTTACTGAGGGAGCCACCACTGAAGGACAGTGGGCTGTGGGGAAGATGGTGAGTTCAGTGCAGACACGTTGGGGGACGACCAACACAGGTGTCGGGCAAGCTGGATGCAGGAATATGAggctcagagattctgatttcaatttGGAAGTTGATGGTAGTTGAAGGCTTAGAAGTGAATTAACTCATTTAGGGAGAAAGAATAGAATAACAACAGAAAAAGGCCTAATCCAGAGAGCCCTGGGGGAGCCCAACATTAATAacgggggagggggagaggaggaagtgctggcagaggagaggagggacaggAAAATGGGAGAGTCAGTGTcagaaaagcaaagggagaagggAGCAAAGGCTCAATTAACTGATCCCAGGGCACGAAGCCAGGAAGTGAAGGAGCTGGGGTTTGAGCTCAGGTCAGCCTGACTCCAGTGTCTGGGTGTTTTCTGGAGGTTTCTGCCCTAATGGAGGTTGACTTGTCCAAGCTCATCTGGCTATAGTGAGAGAATTCTGGACTCAAACCCAGACCTTCTGGCTCCATGCTCTGTCACCTAAACCACACTATCTTTCACAACTTCAGTTGGGATTggctttacagtttacaaagtcaTTTTTCCACCTGCAGTTTTGGATCTATCGTCTCAGCAGTACCCCAAGCTACGCTCTTCTTGATGTTCACCTGGTCTTCACAAGTCCCAGAAACACAGATGAGCCCCTTAAGCTGCCACTCTTTGAATCCCAACTCTTGGCCCAAATGTAGTCCTCTGTGATGGAACACGGGTTTCGCAGGGAGGTGGCATGACACAGGGGACCTCAGAGAGGAAGACTGGGGCTCCAGCGTGAGCTCCGTCACTGGGAAACACATCTGACTCCATGGTCTCAACTTTCTCCTCTATGACATGGGACTAGGAAGGCTGACCGGGCAGGGCCATCCGGACATTCAAGGAGACAGGGATTAGAGAGCCTCACCTGGCACCTGATTCACAGAGAGCATGCTCTGCCAATGCTGCTTTTGcccttatctctttctttttaaaatatcgaCACTATTTTAGTGTTACAGTAGGTATTACAAATAAGAACAGCTGACATGTACTGTGCACCTACATGCatgttctaaacactttacataaaTTGTCTGATTTACAAAAATCTCGGTAGGTAAATGCTGTTGTCCCCATTTGGAAGgggagaaaccaaggcacagaggagTGAAGTCCCTTGTCTCCGCTAGTACAGTGGAGCTGAGATGTGAGGACCGGCCTTCCTGGCCCCAAGATCTGGCTCGTTTGTGTTCTGCTGCACCTGCTCAGTTCCTCTTCTCCTTTGAGCTAATTCCCTAGGCCACAGCCCACGTATTTAAAGCTGTCTTTAGTTTCCCTCTCAGTTTGGCTGCGAAGGGAAGGGCGAGTGTCTGGGTACCTGTAGGCTTCAAGCCATGGCAGATCTCGGTGTAAAACCTCCGATCGTAGCCGTCGCAGTAATGCCAGTGCTTCGCTTCGTACTGCAGCCCGTCCTCGAAGGTGTACGTGCCCTGGAAGGCAAGGAGTATGCACACGCCTCTGAGGAGGCTGAAGCCTTTTGGCCAACAAGGTTGGATGTCAAGAGAAGAGGTGGCTTCCTCACTGCCACAGAAAAGAAGTGGTAACTATCACGATTATTATGGTTGTGACAATTAGAGAGAATGGGTAGAAAGCCCAGACCTCTGTGCCAGCCACTCACGGTAGGTCAACTCACTGTGTGAATTCGGGCAGGTGACCTACTCTCTGAACTCTTGTTTCCTCACTTGTATAATTAGGACAATGATGgcatatatttaatagaatttattGACAATTCAATGACATAGCACATGTAAAGCATTTGGCACGCATCTgactatgatggttaattttatgtgtcaatttgactagGCTAAGGATGCTCGGATAGCTGGTAAAATATTACTTCTGGGTGTGTTTGGGAGGGTGTTTCTAGAAGAGACTAGCATTTGAGTTAgtggactgagtaaagaagatccaccctcaccaCTGTGAGTGGGCATCATCTAAtccattgagggcctgaatagaacaagaGAGGTGGAGGTTCAGCGTGCAGATGGGCGGATGAAAAAAAAGTGGAGGCAGAGCCAATCACTCTAACTGAGCTGGGACATCCaactcctgcccttggacatcagcaCTCCTGGTTCTCGGGCCTTTGAACTCTGGCACTTACACCATTaactcccctggttctcaggactTCAGGTTTGTAATGGAATGACACTGATGGCTTTCCTGGGCCTTCAGCTTGCAGaaggcagattgtgggacttcttaTCCTCCACAATCTtgtaagccaattccttgaaataaatctctttctatatgtCTCTCTATATCCtatcagttctgtttctctgaagaactctaATACACTGACAtatagtaaacactcagtaaatgttattattattcttttattattatcatagCTGGAAAGGTTAGAGCCATCAGCTGCAGCTCTTTGTCCAAACACATACATTCTTCTTTTGTTGCCTTAGTGCTAAAGCAAGCCTCAGGATGTAGAAACTGCATTGGCCTGGGCATCAGGAAACCTGGGTGGAAATTCCAACAATACTATTaattcactgtgtgaccttgggtaagtcacatCCCCTTCCTGGGGCTTAGATTCTCCAAGTTATAAAACAAGGAgtgtttcttaaccttttttagGTCATGAGTCAGGCCCCAACATACCCACAGTGAAACTGATGAAAACTATAGATCATTTTCCCAGAGAAAAACATTGTCCCATATGCACAGATAATTTTGTATGTAAATCAAGAGGTTTCAATGACCCCTGGATTCTATTCATGGCCCACAGATCCCCATCTAAGAACGTTTAGATTAGATGATTTATAATGATAGCAGCATTGGTGGTGGTAGTAATAGTAAGAGCTAACACTTATTGTGTGCCAGGAACTTAGCAAAGTGCTCATATATAATGCCCCATTTACTCTCACAACTGTCCTAGGAGGTGCTATTTTGATAGGCTGGTAATGGTCCCCCTGTCTGCTGGGACCTTTGAACATGCTACCTTACATGGCaagagggactttgcagatgcaattaaattaaggattttaagtggggaaattatcctggattatctaggtgtACTCAGTGTAATCACAGGGCCCTTATAAGAGGGAGGTAGGAAGGTCACAGGAGAGAAGACAAGATGATGACGGCAGCAGAGGTCGGAGTGGTGTGTGGCCACGAATCAAGGATtgcaggcagcttctagaagctggaaaaggcaaggaaatagattctcccaCAGAGCCTCTGGAAGGAGCGCAGCCCTGCTGACCtattttagacttctgacttccagaactgtaagataataaatctgtgctGATTTAAGACACTAAACTTGTGGCAATTTATTACAGCAGTAATAGGTAACTACTGACCCCAGTTTATAGAGGAGGAACTTGAGtcccagagaggtaaagtcatGGGCCCAAGATCAGGCAGTAAGTGGCAAAACAGATTCAAACTCATCATGGTCTCTCTGGGGGCCCTTCCAGATCCAGAGGGAGAAGATTCTAGAGCCCTGGGAGATGAAGTAGGGAGAAGAGGGCATGGAAACAGGTGGGCAGCagacagggagggcagggggccaCAGCATGGGGGCTCTTCCCACCCGAGGACCTCTCCTCTGCAGCCCTTGGCTGGTCACCTTTACGACCAATCCCTTTTCCCAGATGGCGTCGTATCGGCTCCCGCTGGGGAAGTACAGGGTTCCTTCACCATGAAACATGCCATCCTTCATTTCCCCAACATATCTTGTTTCAGTAGGGAGGATGTATTCAGCTTTGCCCTCCATCCTGCAAAGACACAGGGACGTCACTGAGCCCTGCGTGACAGCTGGAGGATCAGAGCTGGCAGGCGAGGGACAGTAAGTGGGAAACTTATCCTAGGCATCCTCAGACATTATCGTCCCAGCAACATTCTGTTCAAAACCacaacttttgttttgtttccctcaAAAGCTCAAAAATGAGAGGGGCTGTGTTGTTTAAGGCTGGGGGAGGAGTGGAGTTTTGTCTGTTCATCCTCCCCCTCATCTAGAGGCTGTCCTGGAGTTGATGCTGCCCCTTGAAATACCCACTTGGTGGGCCCAGAGAGGGTAGGAATGTACCCAAAGCCACACAGTAAAAATTGTGAGGCAGAGACTAAAGACCCAGGTCACTGGCAACTGGTTCTGTGTCTTCCCTGTCCCCCCCACTAGCCCACCCCTGCCAATTACACCACAAGTGCAATATTAGGAAAACTATGAAATTTAGAGACAGGAGATAAGAGTTTGAATCTTACTTCACCATTTTCTGGATGTATCATCTTGGAGACTTTCCCAAACCTCTCTGTttgtctcccttccttccttctgacaaatatttactgagcacctaatatgtgccaggggCTGTGCTGAGAATCTGGTCTGCTGGATACAACACAGATACAACAGTGATCAAGGCAGATGCAGTTCCTGTCCTCAGggggctcacagtctagtgggggacACAATGAAGCAATTATACAATCTTCAGGGCCCAATTCAAATATTctctcctccatgaagcctttgAGGACTGCCCTAACTGGATGTGTCCTCTGTAAGGGCCCAGCAGCAGGGCTCTGTAGTAGACAGTACCCAGGCTTTACAGTCTGAGATGCCTGGCTTGTAACCCCTGCTCTGCCAAATGCTAACTAGGTGATTTTGGGTAACTTATGTAATTACTCTGAGCCTTActtttcctgtctgtaaaacaGAATGATGATGTCTCATCGAGtttctgggaggaggggaagatgcAGGCAAAATCACCTGGAGCACAGTGGTTGCTACATAAATGTTACtggtctcccttcctccccctgttTGTAGGTCTCTTCTGGCACTGACCTTGTGGCACTCTGCAGTGGAGTTATCTAGGACTCAGTTGTGCAAATATTCCAGAGAAACCATGCTCTTGAGGTCAGATAGATcctatattaactttttatttttttataagcacACATGGTACAGGAAAATCAtgtgtcttttaacttttttttaaaaacagctttattgaagacATAACTAACATACAAAAAACTGCAaatgtttaaagtgtacaatttgataagttttgatgCACACCCAGAAAtccatcatcacaatcaagataattaatATATCTACTCCCCTCAAAAGCTTCTGCTTGTCCCTCTAATCATTCCTGCTTGCACTTTCCCATAATCCTcatctcctggcaaccactgatctgctttctgtcaccatagattagctcgcattttctagaatttatgtaagtgaaatcatacaatatgtacttttttttggtctggcttcttttactgaATATAATTCTTttcagattcattcatgttgtgtgTGTAGCAATAGTTCactccttttattgctgagtagtttcCAAagaatggatataccacaatgtttttgttcattcagctgctgatggacatttgggttgtttctagtttttggttattatacATAAAGCTGCTATGAGCACTCATATATGTGTCTTTGTATAGATATATACTTTCATCTCcagggtaaatacctaggagtacaATGGctgtttaactttttctttttctttttttctttctttttttttttttaaacattgtctctctttgttgcctgggctagtgtaGTGGTATCATAATAGCTtgctgcaatctcaaactcctgggatcaagtgatcctcctgcctcagcctcctgagtaaccgggactgcaggtgcacatcACTACATccggctgatttttttattttttgtagagatgctcGGGATTtcgctacctcaaactcctggcctcaagagatactcccacctcagcctcccaaaatgctagaattataggagtgagccaccacacctcgcctgtttaactttcttttaacaaactgccaaacttttccaaagcagctatactattttatattcccaccagcagtgaagagtctacataaacttttttttttttttttttttttttttgagacagagtctcactttgttgcctgggctagagtgagtgccgtggcatctgcctagctcacagcaacctcaaactcctgggctgaagcgatcctactgcctcagcctcccgagtagctgggactacaggcatgcgccaccatgcctggctaatttttttctatatatatttttagttgtccagacaatttatttctatttttagtagagacggggtctcgctcaggctggtctcgaactcctgaccttgagtgatccacccgcctcggcctcccagagggctaggattacaggcgtgagccaccgcgcccggcctacataaACTTTTTAAACCAAATGTTAAATATCATCTTTCTAATGTGTAGAGAAGtcactttattcatttaaacTCTAAAAGGAAAACACTCCATCCCCAAATTAAAAGCAATCTATTGAGTATCCACCACATGTAAATAACACACATATATGCTACATTACATATTCCTTGTAACACTTCTACTGGATGtgcattattttcccattttacagatgaggaaactgaggcatggatgGTTAATTAAGTGTACAAAACAAATAAGTGTCAGACTTGAGTCCTGGCCTATCTCATGCTGAAGCCTTTTTTCCTCTACTATCCTGTCTCTTTCATCACACGATGAAATTTGAGAGGCCCCCATTATGACCCTAGTTAACCATcgttgaaaaacaaaatcaatacagaATATATGGccaaattatgaaaagaaatatgaCAAGCAAAACAACTGACTTCTTGCTGGTTGTGGGAAGTTGAAGAGCCCTATTCAGGTCTGGGAATTCCTGTCATGGTTACAGCAGTATCAAAAAACCCCAAGTAAAACACAGATTCCTAGGAACAAAAGCATGGAAATGGCTGATGCAATACACAGACCCAATGAAAATGCACAAAACACCAAAAGCAAATGGTTGAGAGTCTTCTCTCTTTGACCCTgtctttatgtttctttctctcacacacatagCCCATTGAAAATAAGTGTGGGTTCTCAAATTTTTGTGCCTAAAATGCCCAATACCTCATATCTATATGCCAACATTCTACCATCTTCACTTTAGCAGGGccttatagaaaaaaaagaacatggtttGGACACAGGAAcgagttcaaattctgactccatCACTCCTAGCTGTGTACCCATAATGGTGGGCAAGTCATTTTGCTTCTCTTAATGTTTGTTCCTTTATTTGCAAGATCAGCCTGAACCACCGCACAGAGTTGTGAGAGTGAGCACACACCAAGCACCTCTGCCGCTGACCTGCTGAGTTGGACACAAGTCGCAAACTCTCTAAGCCTCACCTTTCTTACCTCTGAGGTGGAGATAACATTTCCCTTGCAAAGCTGATGTAAGGATTAGAGATAGCTttccatatatattaatattacctcCTCTAGGAATGTATCCCCTATCCGTGGCCAGACCACAGGTCCTCCTTCCTGCGAAGTCAGAAAACCCTGGAATTCCACCAACCTGTGAATACAGAGATGGATTCCACCAGAATCTTGCCCTTCATCCCTTCTCCATTTCCATGGCCCTGAGGTAGGAGTGTTTCACAGTTCCAACAACTAGCAGTTGTTTGGTAATCCACCTCATCttgctcagcctcagtttccccagctataAAAACATAGATTCCACCTTCTTCATCCAGGATGGTTGGCAAGAAAGAGTAGCCACCTCTgtgtttctctgtttctctctacTGGAGCACTTCCCACGCAGAATTGCAGCTGTGTTGTGTCTACTTGCCCCACTACATTTGAATAAGCATTTTGAA is from Lemur catta isolate mLemCat1 chromosome 10, mLemCat1.pri, whole genome shotgun sequence and encodes:
- the MORN5 gene encoding MORN repeat-containing protein 5 isoform X1; this translates as MQYTGSKYIGEYIDGRMEGKAEYILPTETRYVGEMKDGMFHGEGTLYFPSGSRYDAIWEKGLVVKGTYTFEDGLQYEAKHWHYCDGYDRRFYTEICHGLKPTGISQLSNMDPPRKIPKGSYDCGDGFYNPITRIVKDYKGRFLRNADDDEHEWIVRTCRKGWDEIVGPRPKQGPRQLPPPHPSTG
- the MORN5 gene encoding MORN repeat-containing protein 5 isoform X2 codes for the protein MQYTGSKYIGEYIDGRMEGKAEYILPTETRYVGEMKDGMFHGEGTLYFPSGSRYDAIWEKGLVVKVSLNSPIWTHLEKSPRALMTVETASTTRSPGSSRTTRVAS